The Peribacillus sp. FSL P2-0133 genome has a segment encoding these proteins:
- a CDS encoding DedA family protein, translated as MNDFIQSILLTLMDYGYLGITLGLMIEIIPSEIVLSYGGFLVSQGNISFVGAVIAGTIGGTIAQIFVYLIGYYGGRPFLERYGKYIFIHKKHIELSESWFTNYGPSVIFTARFIPVVRHAISIPAGISKMSLIKFTNYTLLAVLPWSVLFVFLGMKLGSNWGQINEMAKPYIQPIAIVAVLIIAGMFIRGYMKKKKNKAL; from the coding sequence ATGAACGACTTTATCCAATCTATCCTACTTACACTTATGGATTATGGGTACCTTGGAATTACCCTCGGTCTTATGATTGAAATCATTCCTAGTGAAATTGTATTATCTTATGGAGGCTTTTTAGTATCCCAAGGAAACATCAGTTTTGTAGGGGCGGTTATTGCCGGAACAATTGGTGGAACCATCGCTCAGATCTTTGTTTATCTAATCGGATATTATGGTGGAAGACCATTTTTAGAACGATACGGAAAGTATATTTTCATACACAAGAAACATATTGAGCTATCGGAATCTTGGTTTACTAACTATGGACCAAGTGTCATTTTTACGGCTCGGTTCATTCCGGTTGTCAGACATGCTATTTCGATACCAGCGGGGATTTCTAAAATGTCTTTAATAAAATTCACGAATTATACGCTACTAGCCGTACTTCCATGGTCTGTGCTTTTTGTATTTCTCGGGATGAAGTTAGGAAGCAATTGGGGACAGATTAATGAGATGGCCAAGCCCTATATCCAGCCAATCGCAATTGTTGCGGTTCTTATTATTGCAGGAATGTTCATTCGCGGGTACATGAAAAAAAAGAAAAACAAAGCCTTATGA
- a CDS encoding galactosyldiacylglycerol synthase, with product MKKILFLPLFRMQSGHHQVAEALMDMLKKHTSGVTLKKVDLLSYTSNSLEKMITTGYLKWIRFAPETYNLAYKNLFYVSLPKERSFKWYQHIFLKKMEQLIAEEKPDLIVCTHGFPSYLLSQLKIKGKCNIPIINVYTDFFINNVWGSKGIDFHFLPTQELKEKLIIKNQIPKHSMRVTGIPVHEEITKRARGLKNEDRPKILISGGNSGLGGILNLEGELKKSTDCDYFVLCGNNKKLYDAIDTWDLAHINPLPYISSRSEMNKLYEEVDAIVTKPGGVTISEALRKRLPIFVHSMLPGQEEINLQYLKDHKLVFELNHNLSFEKQILSILKDHKKMDQWDISIESYQKEIELEKPEGMVEVMKLILNLRQASKPSYLTNQSKVIYS from the coding sequence ATGAAGAAGATTTTGTTTTTACCTCTCTTTCGCATGCAGTCAGGACATCATCAAGTTGCAGAGGCCTTAATGGATATGTTAAAAAAACATACAAGCGGAGTTACTTTGAAAAAAGTGGATCTGTTAAGTTATACAAGTAACTCTTTAGAAAAAATGATAACAACTGGTTATTTGAAATGGATCCGTTTTGCACCTGAAACCTATAATCTCGCCTATAAAAACCTTTTTTACGTTTCCTTGCCGAAGGAACGTTCATTTAAATGGTATCAACATATATTCTTGAAGAAAATGGAACAATTGATAGCGGAGGAAAAGCCAGATTTAATTGTGTGTACACACGGGTTCCCTTCCTATCTCTTAAGCCAGTTGAAAATAAAAGGGAAATGCAATATCCCAATTATCAACGTGTATACGGATTTCTTTATTAATAATGTGTGGGGAAGCAAGGGGATTGATTTTCATTTTCTACCTACCCAGGAATTGAAAGAAAAGCTAATAATCAAGAATCAAATACCGAAACATAGTATGAGGGTAACTGGTATTCCTGTGCATGAGGAAATCACTAAAAGAGCCCGTGGATTAAAAAACGAAGATCGCCCCAAAATTTTAATCTCAGGAGGAAACAGTGGTCTGGGTGGGATATTGAATTTAGAAGGTGAGTTAAAGAAATCAACCGACTGTGATTATTTTGTACTTTGTGGTAACAACAAAAAGCTATATGATGCAATAGATACGTGGGATTTAGCTCATATTAACCCATTACCTTATATCTCATCAAGGTCAGAAATGAACAAACTTTATGAAGAAGTGGACGCAATCGTTACGAAACCCGGCGGTGTCACCATTAGTGAAGCACTTCGAAAAAGGCTACCGATTTTTGTTCATTCAATGCTTCCAGGACAGGAGGAAATTAATCTACAGTATTTAAAAGACCATAAACTTGTATTTGAACTCAATCACAATTTATCATTTGAAAAACAAATACTCAGTATTTTAAAGGACCATAAAAAAATGGATCAGTGGGATATATCCATTGAATCTTATCAAAAGGAAATAGAGCTGGAAAAACCTGAGGGAATGGTGGAAGTAATGAAATTGATCCTCAATCTTAGACAAGCAAGTAAGCCGTCATACCTAACCAATCAGTCAAAAGTTATTTATAGCTAG
- a CDS encoding DedA family protein, whose amino-acid sequence MNIDSILHFIDLYGYLIIFLFLFMGIVGIPAPEESLLFLIGVLIGQNKLSFGLATLSAILGAFIGMLIAYVCGKYVGYHFINKFGKYVGITNDLWEKVQGKYMKNVQKTIVFGFYLPGIRQISPYFAGINHIPLCKFLLFSLLGTVLWTVPFIVAGYYMGNAFHINPEYVPLLGVVFIIFLLIYVSINYIKKKKKNAQK is encoded by the coding sequence ATGAATATAGATAGTATCTTACATTTTATTGACTTATATGGCTATCTTATCATTTTTCTTTTTTTATTCATGGGCATTGTGGGAATTCCCGCCCCAGAAGAATCTCTTCTATTTTTAATCGGAGTCTTGATTGGACAAAATAAGCTCTCTTTTGGTTTAGCCACGCTGAGTGCAATTCTTGGAGCCTTTATAGGGATGCTTATCGCTTATGTATGTGGTAAATATGTTGGGTATCATTTTATAAATAAATTTGGAAAATACGTGGGCATTACAAATGATCTCTGGGAGAAAGTACAGGGAAAGTATATGAAAAATGTCCAAAAAACAATTGTGTTTGGATTTTATTTACCAGGAATAAGACAAATTAGTCCGTATTTTGCAGGAATCAATCATATCCCCCTTTGTAAATTTCTCCTCTTTTCCCTGTTAGGCACGGTTCTCTGGACTGTCCCTTTTATAGTGGCAGGGTATTATATGGGCAATGCCTTTCATATAAATCCGGAATATGTTCCACTTTTAGGTGTCGTATTCATAATTTTTTTATTGATATACGTTTCTATCAATTATATAAAAAAGAAAAAAAAGAATGCCCAAAAATAG
- a CDS encoding polysaccharide deacetylase family protein, with translation MSDTNMMISLSILLLLFLVYTIVPTVFIRVCGLGITKNIKRNNRIALTFDDGPNPEYTTQLLDLLKKYKLKGSFFVVGSKVKNNPDIIKRMHEEGHTIGIHHFDHISSWVLSPFHLRKQLDMTEKAIMECTHEKVTFYRPPWGHFNIFTQIASKKFQVIMWSDIFGDWKVETCKNDLLDQLRKTSTEGSILLLHDCGETLGADKEAPRYMIEALEVYLQETIKKGTQFITLKDL, from the coding sequence GTGAGTGACACTAATATGATGATTAGCTTGAGTATCTTATTATTGCTATTTCTCGTTTATACGATTGTCCCAACGGTATTTATTCGTGTATGCGGACTGGGCATAACCAAAAATATCAAGAGGAATAATAGGATAGCCCTAACTTTTGATGATGGACCTAACCCTGAATATACGACACAATTACTTGACCTTTTAAAAAAGTATAAGTTAAAGGGTTCGTTTTTTGTTGTGGGCAGTAAAGTGAAAAATAACCCTGATATCATTAAACGAATGCATGAAGAAGGACATACAATTGGAATCCATCATTTTGATCATATTTCAAGCTGGGTCCTTTCGCCATTTCATTTAAGGAAACAGTTAGATATGACTGAAAAGGCCATAATGGAATGTACCCATGAAAAAGTCACTTTTTACAGACCTCCATGGGGCCATTTTAATATTTTTACGCAAATTGCCAGTAAGAAGTTTCAAGTGATCATGTGGTCAGACATTTTCGGAGATTGGAAAGTGGAAACATGTAAAAATGACCTACTTGATCAATTGCGAAAAACGTCAACAGAAGGTTCCATTCTCCTGCTCCATGACTGTGGGGAAACCTTGGGAGCGGATAAAGAAGCACCTCGATATATGATTGAAGCCTTGGAAGTTTACCTACAAGAAACAATAAAAAAGGGAACACAATTTATTACATTAAAAGACTTATAA
- a CDS encoding HAMP domain-containing sensor histidine kinase produces MKITTKINLITTAWILCVLVAVNAVVFISFMKITVNMEEDILVHKAQNIIAEIQKDDSPQEIEKKLTTYLTNHSFIRIIQPDSQISSEVSSDPYLITKFKGEFSSEQESQRSTIRQAKKEEQILIVRVPILSEGKVVETLEIGDRLLGLELGKDVLLSILTFCTLLGAGLSLLGGRWLSNVIMRPISNMINTMEDIEQSGIPKKIIIQHETKDELQKMAVTFNRMMGRLDANLDKQKQFISDASHEIKTPLTIIKSYADLLRRRRIQNEDKALDVINVIHSEATRIQKMTERLLELADTELENTLDYKSLNVITLCQNVFNQFKEVYDREIDFHYQEDSIMVIADELKIKQVIIILLDNAIKYSNDKIDVYVKDQLYSTVIRVKDYGIGIPENEIENIFERFYRVDKARSRETGGTGLGLSIAKNIMNQHNGEIKVVSTDGKGTEVVLSLPKR; encoded by the coding sequence ATGAAAATTACTACAAAAATTAACCTGATCACGACTGCTTGGATACTCTGTGTGTTGGTTGCCGTTAATGCAGTTGTATTTATTTCTTTTATGAAAATTACTGTAAATATGGAAGAGGATATATTAGTTCACAAAGCGCAAAATATTATTGCTGAAATTCAAAAGGATGATTCTCCTCAAGAGATAGAGAAAAAATTAACGACATATTTAACGAATCATTCATTTATACGGATCATTCAACCTGATTCTCAAATTAGTAGCGAAGTATCCAGTGACCCTTATTTGATTACTAAATTTAAAGGTGAATTTTCAAGCGAACAAGAATCGCAAAGAAGCACAATTAGACAAGCGAAAAAAGAAGAACAAATATTAATTGTTAGAGTACCTATTCTATCCGAAGGTAAAGTTGTTGAAACTTTAGAAATTGGCGATAGATTACTAGGACTGGAATTAGGGAAGGATGTATTACTTTCCATTCTGACATTTTGTACGCTATTAGGGGCGGGGTTATCGTTGCTAGGCGGCAGGTGGTTATCGAATGTAATTATGAGACCTATTTCCAATATGATTAATACGATGGAGGATATTGAACAAAGCGGTATACCAAAAAAAATCATCATCCAACATGAAACAAAGGATGAACTGCAAAAAATGGCTGTTACATTCAATCGGATGATGGGCAGATTGGATGCAAATTTGGATAAACAGAAGCAATTTATTTCGGATGCTTCTCATGAAATAAAGACCCCGCTTACGATTATAAAAAGTTATGCTGATCTACTGCGAAGACGTCGTATACAAAACGAAGATAAAGCACTTGATGTTATAAATGTAATTCATTCAGAGGCAACCCGTATACAGAAAATGACGGAAAGGCTGCTAGAATTAGCCGATACAGAATTGGAAAATACTTTGGATTATAAATCATTGAATGTAATAACTTTATGTCAGAACGTGTTTAATCAATTCAAAGAAGTCTATGACCGGGAAATAGATTTTCATTATCAAGAAGATTCCATTATGGTTATAGCAGATGAATTGAAGATAAAACAGGTGATCATTATCCTTTTAGATAACGCAATCAAATATAGTAATGACAAAATTGATGTGTATGTAAAGGATCAGTTATACTCTACAGTCATTAGGGTAAAAGATTATGGGATTGGAATACCTGAGAATGAAATAGAAAATATCTTCGAACGTTTTTACCGGGTGGATAAGGCTAGAAGCCGGGAGACAGGTGGAACAGGGCTAGGTTTGTCGATAGCCAAAAATATAATGAATCAACATAATGGGGAAATTAAAGTGGTTAGTACCGATGGAAAAGGAACAGAGGTGGTATTGTCCTTACCCAAAAGGTAA
- a CDS encoding response regulator transcription factor, protein MKQRILVVEDEVQIATILKIELEYEGYEVLVAHTGKAGLEAALQEKLDLILLDVMLPEMNGIEVLRRIRNENTLLPIILLTARNITMDKVTGLDQGANDYITKPFEIEELLARIRSCIRQNSIAAKASKEEESILSIKDLFINLDTREVNRGDFSIALTPKEFDLLVYLLSNKNKIVTRENILINVWGYEYEGETNVIDVYIRHLRKKTEEGFSDPTIIQTVRGIGYTVREN, encoded by the coding sequence ATGAAACAGCGTATTTTGGTTGTAGAAGATGAAGTCCAGATAGCAACGATATTAAAGATAGAACTCGAGTACGAAGGGTATGAAGTGCTTGTGGCCCATACTGGTAAGGCGGGGTTGGAAGCGGCATTACAGGAAAAATTAGATTTAATACTTTTAGATGTTATGTTACCTGAGATGAATGGTATTGAAGTTTTAAGAAGAATACGAAATGAGAACACCTTACTGCCAATCATCCTATTAACAGCTCGTAATATTACAATGGATAAGGTGACGGGACTAGATCAGGGAGCCAATGACTATATAACGAAGCCTTTTGAAATCGAGGAGTTATTGGCAAGAATACGTTCTTGTATTCGTCAGAATTCAATAGCTGCCAAAGCTTCAAAAGAAGAGGAATCGATCTTATCAATTAAGGATCTATTCATTAATCTCGATACTCGGGAGGTTAACAGGGGCGATTTTTCTATAGCGTTAACCCCGAAGGAATTTGATTTACTCGTTTATTTACTATCCAATAAAAATAAAATAGTGACACGAGAAAATATCCTGATTAATGTATGGGGTTATGAGTATGAAGGGGAGACCAATGTAATTGATGTGTATATCCGACATTTAAGAAAGAAAACGGAAGAAGGTTTTTCTGATCCAACGATTATTCAGACGGTAAGAGGAATTGGCTATACAGTAAGGGAGAATTAA
- the modA gene encoding molybdate ABC transporter substrate-binding protein, with protein sequence MKKIYLMIFSVMMLVIVGAGCSSDEEKSAEKQTQQADEKVELTMSAAVSLQAALNDIKTAFEKENPNVTVNYNLGASGALQQQISQGAPVDLFFSAAEDKFEKLVAEDLIEEKNGIDLVGNELVLVVPKESDKEIKRIDDITKATKISIGTPESVPAGQYAKQTLENLNLWKEIEGKLVYAKDVSQVLTYVETGNVDAGLVYKTDALNSEKVDIVATAKEDLHDPIIYPVGMIKDSSHPKEAQLFYDYLQSEDSIKIFEKYGFEDLN encoded by the coding sequence TTGAAAAAAATATACCTTATGATTTTTTCGGTTATGATGCTTGTGATAGTGGGGGCAGGGTGTTCAAGTGATGAAGAAAAAAGCGCAGAAAAGCAGACGCAACAAGCTGACGAGAAAGTAGAATTGACGATGTCAGCAGCCGTGAGTTTACAAGCTGCCTTAAATGACATTAAAACTGCTTTTGAAAAAGAAAATCCAAATGTGACAGTAAACTATAACTTAGGAGCTTCTGGAGCTCTTCAACAACAAATTTCACAAGGAGCACCTGTGGATCTGTTTTTCTCTGCTGCAGAAGATAAATTTGAAAAATTGGTAGCCGAAGACCTAATTGAAGAGAAAAATGGAATCGACTTAGTAGGAAATGAACTTGTGCTGGTGGTTCCAAAGGAATCGGATAAAGAAATCAAGAGAATAGATGACATCACAAAGGCTACCAAAATTTCCATCGGTACCCCTGAGTCAGTGCCGGCAGGGCAATATGCGAAACAAACATTAGAAAACCTAAATCTTTGGAAAGAGATTGAAGGAAAACTGGTCTATGCCAAGGACGTTAGCCAAGTGCTTACATACGTAGAAACAGGAAATGTAGACGCAGGACTAGTTTATAAAACAGATGCCTTAAACTCAGAAAAAGTTGATATCGTCGCAACAGCTAAGGAAGATTTACACGACCCGATTATTTATCCAGTAGGCATGATTAAGGATAGTTCTCATCCAAAAGAGGCGCAGCTATTTTACGACTATCTTCAAAGTGAAGATTCTATCAAGATTTTTGAAAAATATGGATTTGAAGATTTAAATTAA
- a CDS encoding helix-turn-helix transcriptional regulator, which yields MSKELSYTIEEVAQLLKVSKLTIYDLVKKGELPVFRVGRQMRMDAKDLELYINNHKSSTSPAPVAELPGNEVKDSLNLVISGQDMVLDILGQHIQKHSSYKTLRSNTGSLSGLISMYNGDADIVSLHMFDGDTGEYNLPYIKKILVGYPYILLNLVSRKAGLYVKKGNPFGLTNWTDLKHKDLAIINRERGSGARILLDEQLRIHRISSKDLKGYENEETNHLSVASAVSAGKADVGVGIEKAAKIVGVDFVPLITERYDLVILKSPKNEELINVVKRILSSNPFQAEIKALGDYDISQTGSIIYETY from the coding sequence ATGTCAAAAGAGCTTTCCTATACGATCGAGGAAGTGGCACAGCTTTTAAAGGTATCTAAATTGACAATTTATGATCTTGTTAAAAAAGGGGAACTCCCAGTATTCCGTGTGGGAAGGCAGATGAGAATGGATGCAAAAGATTTGGAGTTGTATATTAATAACCATAAATCCAGTACATCCCCTGCTCCTGTTGCCGAACTCCCTGGAAACGAAGTGAAGGATTCCCTTAACCTTGTCATAAGCGGGCAAGACATGGTGTTGGATATACTAGGTCAGCACATTCAAAAGCACTCCAGCTATAAAACATTACGATCTAACACAGGAAGTCTAAGCGGTCTTATATCCATGTACAATGGGGATGCCGACATCGTTAGTTTGCATATGTTTGATGGAGATACTGGGGAATATAATCTTCCTTATATAAAAAAGATTTTGGTCGGTTATCCTTATATTTTACTTAATCTTGTTTCAAGGAAAGCCGGTTTATATGTTAAAAAGGGAAATCCCTTTGGCCTCACAAATTGGACTGATTTAAAACATAAAGACTTGGCCATCATCAATCGGGAAAGAGGATCGGGAGCACGAATTCTTCTTGATGAGCAGCTAAGGATTCACAGAATATCTTCTAAAGATCTTAAGGGATATGAAAACGAAGAGACCAACCACTTAAGTGTGGCTTCAGCGGTTTCTGCGGGGAAAGCGGATGTGGGTGTGGGAATTGAAAAAGCTGCAAAAATCGTTGGAGTTGACTTTGTCCCATTAATTACAGAACGTTATGACCTTGTTATTTTAAAATCTCCGAAAAACGAAGAGCTCATAAACGTTGTTAAGCGGATTTTATCATCGAATCCATTTCAAGCTGAAATCAAAGCTTTAGGCGATTATGATATTTCTCAGACAGGCTCTATCATATACGAGACATATTAA
- a CDS encoding glycosyltransferase has product MKKILFLPLFRMQSGHHQVAEALMDMLKKHSNGITYKKIDLISYTNTSLEKIIASSYLTWIRYAPATYNLAYKNLFYVHSPKERIFKWYQQLFMNKLEQLIAEEEPDLIVCTHGFPSYLLSQLKIKGKCSTPVINVYTDFFINNVWGSEGIDAHFLPSQEVKEKLMSMRQISKQTMMVTGIPVHEEITKNASVQKNTERPKILISGGNSGLGGILNLGDELKTSTDFDYLVLCGNNNKLYEELDTWNLPHIKPLPYISSRSEMNRLYEEVDAIVTKPGGVTISEALRKRLPIFVHSRLPGQEEINLQYLKQQGLVFKLNQKTPFEKQLLSILKDQKKMKKWSTSIESYHKEIELEKPEGIVEVMKLILNLNQNGTPSYLARQPKLLYS; this is encoded by the coding sequence ATGAAGAAGATTTTGTTTTTACCTCTCTTTCGAATGCAGTCGGGACATCATCAAGTTGCAGAGGCATTAATGGATATGTTAAAAAAGCATTCAAATGGGATTACTTATAAAAAAATCGATCTAATCAGTTATACCAATACTTCTTTAGAAAAAATCATTGCAAGCAGTTATCTAACATGGATCCGTTATGCGCCGGCAACCTATAATCTTGCCTATAAGAATCTGTTTTATGTGCACTCTCCAAAGGAACGGATATTTAAATGGTATCAGCAATTATTCATGAATAAACTGGAACAATTGATAGCAGAGGAAGAGCCTGATTTAATTGTGTGTACACACGGTTTCCCTTCCTACCTTTTGAGTCAGCTAAAGATAAAAGGGAAGTGCAGCACACCGGTAATAAACGTGTACACGGACTTTTTCATTAATAACGTGTGGGGAAGCGAAGGGATAGATGCCCATTTTCTTCCTAGTCAAGAAGTAAAAGAAAAGCTGATGAGCATGCGTCAAATATCAAAACAAACGATGATGGTCACTGGCATACCCGTGCACGAGGAAATCACTAAAAATGCTTCTGTTCAAAAAAACACAGAACGGCCCAAAATTTTGATATCCGGAGGAAATAGCGGTCTGGGAGGGATTTTGAACTTAGGTGATGAGTTAAAGACTTCAACCGACTTTGATTATTTAGTTCTTTGCGGAAATAACAACAAGCTGTATGAAGAACTCGATACATGGAACTTACCTCATATCAAGCCATTGCCTTATATCTCCTCAAGGTCTGAAATGAATAGGCTTTATGAAGAAGTTGACGCAATCGTTACGAAACCCGGCGGTGTCACGATTAGCGAAGCATTGCGAAAAAGGCTTCCCATTTTTGTTCACTCCAGGCTTCCGGGGCAGGAGGAAATTAATCTGCAGTATTTAAAACAACAAGGACTTGTATTTAAACTTAATCAGAAAACGCCTTTTGAAAAACAATTGCTGAGTATATTGAAAGATCAGAAAAAAATGAAAAAGTGGAGCACATCCATAGAATCCTATCATAAGGAAATAGAGTTGGAGAAACCTGAGGGAATAGTGGAAGTCATGAAATTGATCCTTAACCTTAATCAAAATGGTACGCCTTCCTATCTAGCCCGACAGCCCAAACTCCTTTATAGCTGA
- a CDS encoding DedA family protein codes for MNIDTLLHFIDSYGYLIIFLFLFFGIVGVPAPEESLLFLIGVLAVQGKLSLGLAMLCAILGAFIGMLAAYACGKYVGYPFINKYGRFIGITSERWEKAKKNYTDNAQKTLVLGFYIPGIRQISPYFAGISSIPFRKYFLFSLLGTLLWTVPFIVAGYFVGDAFDVNPKYVPYLGVVFLIIFVLYVTIKYMKKRKQMSKS; via the coding sequence ATGAATATAGATACGCTTTTACATTTTATTGATTCATATGGATACCTGATCATTTTTCTTTTTTTATTCTTCGGCATTGTGGGAGTGCCTGCTCCAGAAGAATCACTACTATTCCTAATTGGGGTGTTGGCTGTCCAAGGTAAGCTCTCACTAGGTTTGGCAATGCTGTGTGCAATTCTCGGCGCCTTTATCGGAATGCTTGCAGCTTATGCATGCGGAAAATATGTGGGGTATCCATTTATAAATAAATATGGAAGATTCATTGGGATTACGAGTGAACGCTGGGAGAAAGCAAAGAAAAACTATACGGATAATGCACAAAAAACCTTAGTATTGGGATTTTATATTCCGGGTATAAGACAAATTAGTCCATATTTTGCAGGGATCTCATCTATACCCTTTCGGAAATACTTCCTATTTTCCCTATTAGGCACTTTACTCTGGACCGTTCCTTTTATAGTGGCCGGTTATTTTGTGGGGGATGCTTTTGATGTTAATCCCAAATATGTTCCATATTTAGGTGTTGTATTTTTAATTATTTTCGTACTATATGTTACTATCAAATACATGAAAAAGAGAAAACAAATGTCCAAAAGTTGA
- a CDS encoding polysaccharide deacetylase family protein gives MHIWLISFIIFLLLLIFYTIIPTVVIRVSSLGITKKINSNNGIALTFDDGPNPEYTIKLLDLLKEFEIKATFFVVGNKVKSNPEIIKRMNEEGHTIGIHHFHHVSSWVLSPIHLRKQLEMTEKAINEVTNEKVVFYRPPWGHFNLFTPLFSKKYRVIMWSGIFGDWKAENCKNTLLDQLRSTSTEGSILLLHDCGETLGADKEAPGYMIEMLKIYLQESKEKGTRFITLKDL, from the coding sequence ATGCATATATGGCTGATTAGTTTTATTATTTTTTTATTGCTATTAATCTTTTATACGATTATCCCAACGGTGGTTATTCGTGTAAGCAGTCTGGGAATAACAAAAAAAATCAATTCGAATAATGGGATTGCGCTAACTTTCGATGATGGCCCAAACCCTGAATATACAATAAAATTACTTGATCTTTTAAAAGAGTTTGAGATAAAGGCCACATTTTTTGTTGTTGGCAATAAAGTGAAAAGTAATCCTGAGATTATTAAAAGAATGAATGAAGAGGGACATACTATCGGTATCCATCATTTTCATCATGTTTCAAGTTGGGTGCTATCACCAATCCATCTACGGAAACAGTTGGAAATGACTGAAAAGGCGATAAATGAAGTTACGAATGAAAAGGTTGTTTTTTATAGACCGCCATGGGGCCATTTTAATCTATTCACCCCACTTTTCAGTAAGAAATATAGAGTGATAATGTGGTCCGGCATCTTCGGGGATTGGAAGGCCGAAAATTGCAAAAATACTCTGCTTGATCAACTGCGAAGCACTTCGACGGAAGGTTCCATCCTGTTGCTTCATGACTGTGGTGAAACCTTGGGGGCGGATAAAGAGGCACCAGGCTATATGATCGAAATGTTAAAAATTTACCTGCAGGAGAGTAAGGAAAAGGGAACACGCTTCATTACTTTAAAAGACTTATAA
- a CDS encoding DUF2975 domain-containing protein, with protein sequence MNVKRGSTTFLKVIIFLAGIAVLALCIWLPEIAVRDARVHPDTAYFLIPFLVCAYGFCIAFSVALYQAYKLLTYIEKNNAFSEVSLKSLKIIKKCAFTVIFLILLGIVSLRVLAKVTGSDDAAGPTSLCLMGILATSIIAAIVDALQKPLKDAPDIKSKNE encoded by the coding sequence ATGAATGTTAAACGAGGTTCAACCACTTTCTTAAAGGTAATTATTTTTCTGGCTGGAATTGCAGTGCTTGCTTTGTGTATCTGGTTGCCTGAGATAGCCGTTAGAGATGCAAGGGTACATCCAGATACGGCTTACTTCCTAATCCCCTTTTTAGTATGTGCATACGGATTCTGTATTGCGTTTTCTGTTGCGTTGTATCAAGCATATAAACTATTAACCTACATCGAAAAGAACAATGCTTTCTCTGAAGTATCCCTTAAATCTTTGAAGATTATAAAGAAATGTGCTTTTACAGTCATTTTCCTCATTTTGTTAGGAATAGTAAGCTTAAGGGTGCTTGCTAAAGTTACAGGTAGTGATGATGCAGCGGGTCCTACATCATTATGTCTAATGGGTATTTTAGCAACAAGTATCATCGCAGCCATTGTGGACGCACTTCAAAAGCCATTAAAAGATGCCCCAGATATAAAGTCAAAAAATGAATGA